One Tachysurus fulvidraco isolate hzauxx_2018 chromosome 2, HZAU_PFXX_2.0, whole genome shotgun sequence DNA segment encodes these proteins:
- the LOC113637044 gene encoding inter-alpha-trypsin inhibitor heavy chain H3-like isoform X8 has protein sequence MARATIILTFIGSLLLCVTSVPVKKSRDVDIYSFHINSTVNSRYAVTTITSRVANRLNESKEVHFQVKIPKNAFITKFRMIIEGKTYDGVVKQKEAAQQQYSQAISRGESAGIVSSVGRTLEEFKTSVTVAALSKVTFHLTYEELLKRRLGKYKLQINAQPMQPVADFKVDVYITEQSGISFLEVNRGLKTQELSSAVISTLSASTKEAWVNFYPTREQQTNCEGCGENGLNGDLFIEYDVKRSNQNGELQALNSYFVHYFAPTDVQQIPKNVVFLIDQSGSMRGKKIHQTRLAMLKILGDLAEDDYFGLITFDSTVHVWNPELLQATEENLEKAKSFVGAIKAQGGTNINQVVLNGVELIKSHPRQGSASIVILLTDGDPTSGETNTERIQANVKKAIDGKFPLYCLGFGFDVKFDFLEKMAQENDGVSRRIYEDSDADLQLQGFYEEVATPLLTDVQLKYPGAANLTQTSFRQYYNGSEIVVAGQITDNSLETLQTEVIAISKNTNVTYQDSTSAKDLIDVLPQHENVIQRLWAHLTVKQLLEKEVALTGHEKEAAKKKALDLSLKYEFVTPLTSMVVTKPQEEETQVAHKPKEGAETPPRQKSIINLLKSQHHSNMAHSPQLQTDRSSIMSIHDFTRLIRTDKLLSSVKKPAQGYDSSADSDPRARGLTLQSRMSASGLRFLISAQPKPICYDAPVGHNLRLLSDTSSDFSMNGQLSEKGFQLIVIRYKTAKLLVSPTESVYSDGETSVKLQWGQPAADRLESDSVSIFLRDDELDVTMGSVRVVFLLHKKDEELLLWPSVRQQPRNDTTRGILGKTELQYMELPGSKINIKDEEVLAHLSSATDYRIPAAPRVQCWLVPFRSALQGKLSDFTVSQL, from the exons GATACCAAAAAATGCTTTCATCACCAAATTCAGGAT GATCATCGAGGGAAAGACGTACGATGGAGTTGTAAAGCAAAAAGAAGCAGCGCAGCAGCAGTACAGTCAAGCCATATCACGAGGAGAAAGCGCTGGGATCGTCAG CTCGGTAGGACGGACGCTGGAGGAGTTTAAAACCTCGGTGACGGTGGCGGCTCTCAGTAAGGTTACCTTTCATCTCACCTACGAAGAGCTGCTAAAGCGACGGCTTGGCAAATACAAGTTACAAATCAATGCCCAACCGATGCAGCCTGTGGCAGATTTCAAG GTTGACGTCTATATCACTGAGCAGTCGGGGATTTCCTTCCTGGAGGTAAACAGAGGGCTGAAAACACAAGAGCTGTCAAGTGCTGTAATCAGTACTCTGTCTGCGTCTACCAAAGAG gcTTGGGTGAACTTTTATCCCACTCGTGAGCAACAGACCAACTGTGAAGGCTGTGGAGAAAATGGACTAAATGGAGACCTGTTCATAGAGTATGATGTGAAGAGAAGTAATCAGAACGGAGAACTGCAG GCACTGAACAGCTATTTTGTCCACTACTTTGCACCTACAGATGTTCAGCAAATCCCCAAAAATGTGGTGTTTCTCATCGACCAAAGCGGCTCCATGCGAGGCAAGAAAATTCATCAG ACTCGTCTGGCGATGCTGAAGATTTTGGGAGATCTGGCTGAAGACGACTACTTTGGCCTGATCACCTTTGacagtactgtacatgtctgGAACCCTGAACTCCTCCAAGCTACGGAGGAAAATCTGGAGAAGGCAAAGTCCTTTGTGGGGGCAATTAAAGCTCAGGGAG GCACAAACATCAACCAAGTCGTACTAAATGGGGTGGAATTGATAAAAAGCCACCCACGACAGGGTTCTGCCTCGATCGTCATCCTGCTGACTGATGGAGACCCCActtcag gtgaaacaaacacagaaagaaTTCAGGCCAATGTTAAAAAGGCCATTGATGGTAAATTTCCACTTTACTGTCTGGGGTTTGGATTTGACGTGAAGTTTGACTTCTTGGAGAAAATGGCGCAGGAAAATGACGGAGTCTCACGCAGGATCTACGAGGACTCAGATGCTGACCTCCAGCTGCAG GGTTTCTATGAGGAAGTGGCCACGCCGCTCTTAACCGATGTCCAACTGAAATACCCCGGAGCTGCAAATCTCACCCAGACCAGCTTCAGGCAGTATTATAACGGCTCAGAGATCGTGGTGGCTGGACAAATCACAGACAACAGCCTGGAAACTTTACAAACCGAAGTCATCGCAATCTCA aaaaacacaaatgtcACGTACCAGGACTCCACGTCGGCAAAAGACCTCATTGATGTTTTACCGCAACATGAAAACGTCATCCAGAGACTGTGGGCTCATCTTACAGTGAAACAGCTCctggagaaaga agtggcCCTCACAGGACACGAGAAAGAAGCAGCCAAGAAAAAAGCTCTGGATCTTTCTCTGAAATATGAATTTGTGACTCCGCTCACCTCCATGGTGGTCACTAAGCCACAGGAAGAGGAGACACAAGTCGCCCACAAACCCAAGGAAGGTGCAGAGACACCCCCACGTCAGAAGAGCATCATAAATCTCCTAAAGAGCCAACACCACTCCAACATGGCACACTCTCCACAACTGCAAACAG ATAGAAGCAGTATAATGTCCATTCACGATTTTACACGTTTGATTAGAACCGACAAACTTCTGAGTTCGGTAAAGAAACCAG CTCAAGGATACGATTCATCTGCAG ACTCTGACCCTCGAGCAAGAGGACTCACACTTCAGTCACGTATGTCAG CGAGTGGTCTGAGGTTCCTGATCTCTGCGCAGCCAAAACCGATCTGTTACGACGCACCTGTAGGTCATAACCTCAGGCTCCTTTCTGACACCTCGTCAG attTCTCTATGAACGGTCAACTCTCAGAGAAAGGTTTCCAGCTGATCGTTATACGTTACAAAACGGCGAAGCTTCTCGTGAGCCCTACCGAAAGTGTCTATTCTGATGGAGAGACCTCTGTGAAGCTTCAATGGGGGCAACCGGCAGCTGACAGACTCGAGTCAGACAG CGTGTCAATATTTCTGAGGGACGACGAATTAGACGTCACCATGGGATCCGTGCGTGTGGTTTTTCTCCTCCACAAGAAAGACGAGGAGCTTCTTCTGTGGCCTTCTGTCCGTCAACAACCGAGAAACGATACGACACGGGGCATTCTGG GAAAAACTGAACTTCAGTATATGGAGTTACCAGGATCCAAGATTAATATCAAGGATGAGGAGGTGTTGGCACACTT GAGCTCGGCTACGGACTACAGAATTCCTGCTGCCCCTAGAGTGCAATGTTGGCTTGTACCATTCCGGTCTGCTCTGCAGGGGAAGCTGTCTGACTTCACTGTCTCACAGCTGTAG
- the LOC113637044 gene encoding inter-alpha-trypsin inhibitor heavy chain H3-like isoform X10, with product MSPKRFISRIIEGKTYDGVVKQKEAAQQQYSQAISRGESAGIVSSVGRTLEEFKTSVTVAALSKVTFHLTYEELLKRRLGKYKLQINAQPMQPVADFKVDVYITEQSGISFLEVNRGLKTQELSSAVISTLSASTKEAWVNFYPTREQQTNCEGCGENGLNGDLFIEYDVKRSNQNGELQALNSYFVHYFAPTDVQQIPKNVVFLIDQSGSMRGKKIHQTRLAMLKILGDLAEDDYFGLITFDSTVHVWNPELLQATEENLEKAKSFVGAIKAQGGTNINQVVLNGVELIKSHPRQGSASIVILLTDGDPTSGETNTERIQANVKKAIDGKFPLYCLGFGFDVKFDFLEKMAQENDGVSRRIYEDSDADLQLQGFYEEVATPLLTDVQLKYPGAANLTQTSFRQYYNGSEIVVAGQITDNSLETLQTEVIAISKNTNVTYQDSTSAKDLIDVLPQHENVIQRLWAHLTVKQLLEKEVALTGHEKEAAKKKALDLSLKYEFVTPLTSMVVTKPQEEETQVAHKPKEGAETPPRQKSIINLLKSQHHSNMAHSPQLQTDRSSIMSIHDFTRLIRTDKLLSSVKKPAQGYDSSAEDSDPRARGLTLQSRMSEDSHPRARGLTLQSRMSASGLRFLISAQPKPICYDAPVGHNLRLLSDTSSDFSMNGQLSEKGFQLIVIRYKTAKLLVSPTESVYSDGETSVKLQWGQPAADRLESDSVSIFLRDDELDVTMGSVRVVFLLHKKDEELLLWPSVRQQPRNDTTRGILGKTELQYMELPGSKINIKDEEVLAHLSSATDYRIPAAPRVQCWLVPFRSALQGKLSDFTVSQL from the exons GATCATCGAGGGAAAGACGTACGATGGAGTTGTAAAGCAAAAAGAAGCAGCGCAGCAGCAGTACAGTCAAGCCATATCACGAGGAGAAAGCGCTGGGATCGTCAG CTCGGTAGGACGGACGCTGGAGGAGTTTAAAACCTCGGTGACGGTGGCGGCTCTCAGTAAGGTTACCTTTCATCTCACCTACGAAGAGCTGCTAAAGCGACGGCTTGGCAAATACAAGTTACAAATCAATGCCCAACCGATGCAGCCTGTGGCAGATTTCAAG GTTGACGTCTATATCACTGAGCAGTCGGGGATTTCCTTCCTGGAGGTAAACAGAGGGCTGAAAACACAAGAGCTGTCAAGTGCTGTAATCAGTACTCTGTCTGCGTCTACCAAAGAG gcTTGGGTGAACTTTTATCCCACTCGTGAGCAACAGACCAACTGTGAAGGCTGTGGAGAAAATGGACTAAATGGAGACCTGTTCATAGAGTATGATGTGAAGAGAAGTAATCAGAACGGAGAACTGCAG GCACTGAACAGCTATTTTGTCCACTACTTTGCACCTACAGATGTTCAGCAAATCCCCAAAAATGTGGTGTTTCTCATCGACCAAAGCGGCTCCATGCGAGGCAAGAAAATTCATCAG ACTCGTCTGGCGATGCTGAAGATTTTGGGAGATCTGGCTGAAGACGACTACTTTGGCCTGATCACCTTTGacagtactgtacatgtctgGAACCCTGAACTCCTCCAAGCTACGGAGGAAAATCTGGAGAAGGCAAAGTCCTTTGTGGGGGCAATTAAAGCTCAGGGAG GCACAAACATCAACCAAGTCGTACTAAATGGGGTGGAATTGATAAAAAGCCACCCACGACAGGGTTCTGCCTCGATCGTCATCCTGCTGACTGATGGAGACCCCActtcag gtgaaacaaacacagaaagaaTTCAGGCCAATGTTAAAAAGGCCATTGATGGTAAATTTCCACTTTACTGTCTGGGGTTTGGATTTGACGTGAAGTTTGACTTCTTGGAGAAAATGGCGCAGGAAAATGACGGAGTCTCACGCAGGATCTACGAGGACTCAGATGCTGACCTCCAGCTGCAG GGTTTCTATGAGGAAGTGGCCACGCCGCTCTTAACCGATGTCCAACTGAAATACCCCGGAGCTGCAAATCTCACCCAGACCAGCTTCAGGCAGTATTATAACGGCTCAGAGATCGTGGTGGCTGGACAAATCACAGACAACAGCCTGGAAACTTTACAAACCGAAGTCATCGCAATCTCA aaaaacacaaatgtcACGTACCAGGACTCCACGTCGGCAAAAGACCTCATTGATGTTTTACCGCAACATGAAAACGTCATCCAGAGACTGTGGGCTCATCTTACAGTGAAACAGCTCctggagaaaga agtggcCCTCACAGGACACGAGAAAGAAGCAGCCAAGAAAAAAGCTCTGGATCTTTCTCTGAAATATGAATTTGTGACTCCGCTCACCTCCATGGTGGTCACTAAGCCACAGGAAGAGGAGACACAAGTCGCCCACAAACCCAAGGAAGGTGCAGAGACACCCCCACGTCAGAAGAGCATCATAAATCTCCTAAAGAGCCAACACCACTCCAACATGGCACACTCTCCACAACTGCAAACAG ATAGAAGCAGTATAATGTCCATTCACGATTTTACACGTTTGATTAGAACCGACAAACTTCTGAGTTCGGTAAAGAAACCAG CTCAAGGATACGATTCATCTGCAG aaGACTCTGACCCTCGAGCAAGAGGACTCACACTTCAGTCACGTATGTCAG aaGACTCTCACCCTCGAGCAAGAGGACTCACACTTCAGTCACGTATGTCAG CGAGTGGTCTGAGGTTCCTGATCTCTGCGCAGCCAAAACCGATCTGTTACGACGCACCTGTAGGTCATAACCTCAGGCTCCTTTCTGACACCTCGTCAG attTCTCTATGAACGGTCAACTCTCAGAGAAAGGTTTCCAGCTGATCGTTATACGTTACAAAACGGCGAAGCTTCTCGTGAGCCCTACCGAAAGTGTCTATTCTGATGGAGAGACCTCTGTGAAGCTTCAATGGGGGCAACCGGCAGCTGACAGACTCGAGTCAGACAG CGTGTCAATATTTCTGAGGGACGACGAATTAGACGTCACCATGGGATCCGTGCGTGTGGTTTTTCTCCTCCACAAGAAAGACGAGGAGCTTCTTCTGTGGCCTTCTGTCCGTCAACAACCGAGAAACGATACGACACGGGGCATTCTGG GAAAAACTGAACTTCAGTATATGGAGTTACCAGGATCCAAGATTAATATCAAGGATGAGGAGGTGTTGGCACACTT GAGCTCGGCTACGGACTACAGAATTCCTGCTGCCCCTAGAGTGCAATGTTGGCTTGTACCATTCCGGTCTGCTCTGCAGGGGAAGCTGTCTGACTTCACTGTCTCACAGCTGTAG